A single genomic interval of Hyphomicrobium methylovorum harbors:
- a CDS encoding copper uptake system-associated protein, with protein sequence MVSFSAIGALLFAGFAIGVSGGLEARADNQSSDEDQISLLIKTTWEKPDQPMSVAPIVVSGTYAVAGWSEKARGGRALLKNGDGRWRVILCAGDGIRTAPGLVAAGIPAETAEALATQIAQREAELPPDQVAKFSLFEGVVDMGGGEHHHPH encoded by the coding sequence ATGGTTTCTTTCTCCGCCATCGGCGCATTATTGTTCGCGGGCTTTGCCATTGGCGTATCTGGGGGACTGGAAGCCCGAGCTGATAATCAGTCGAGTGACGAAGACCAAATCTCGCTTCTCATCAAGACGACGTGGGAGAAACCCGATCAGCCGATGTCGGTTGCGCCGATTGTGGTCAGCGGGACCTATGCCGTCGCGGGATGGTCTGAGAAAGCTCGCGGTGGCCGCGCTCTTCTAAAAAACGGCGATGGCCGATGGCGTGTTATCCTGTGTGCGGGTGATGGGATCCGCACGGCGCCCGGATTGGTGGCGGCTGGGATCCCCGCAGAAACGGCGGAAGCGCTCGCGACGCAAATCGCCCAGCGTGAGGCCGAGCTTCCGCCAGATCAGGTGGCGAAATTCTCGCTGTTCGAAGGTGTAGTTGATATGGGCGGCGGAGAGCATCACCACCCCCATTGA
- a CDS encoding phytoene desaturase family protein: protein MTRNVNIVGGGIAGLIAAIELARSGLRVTLFEKATELGGRARTREVQGFRFNQGPHALYCNGAFKRELDRLKVGYTGAASLSGGRKAILQGKLYELPDTMTSLLYTRLFGMRDKLAFVRLLKTIAKGATGPGTYAEWLDAQLLSPAVRKGAESLARLQSYANAPAIVSATKMLEQMKIGLGGTLYVDRGWSSLVAALADAAIGAGVRINRQSAAMHLVSTDEFSQLKLRDGSEHLADATILAIGPRDAASLAPGIVSLGREADEARSVRVNTLDLALQRWPLGAHEFAIGIDVPFYVSLHSGAASLAPDGGALVHLAKYLPINVGPGSNATQELESVADLVLPGWRIEEVARQQLRGMTVMHGLPRADRPRPDVVVTDAKGIFISGDWVGSEGMLADAAAASAIRAARMTIEFLSATEPARRKPALNTNASEAAR from the coding sequence ATGACGCGTAATGTGAACATCGTTGGCGGCGGGATCGCGGGCCTCATAGCCGCAATTGAATTGGCGCGAAGCGGACTAAGAGTGACGCTTTTTGAGAAGGCGACAGAACTGGGTGGCCGCGCTCGCACGCGGGAAGTGCAAGGGTTTCGGTTCAATCAGGGTCCGCACGCGCTCTATTGCAACGGCGCATTCAAGCGAGAGCTGGACCGACTGAAAGTCGGCTACACGGGAGCGGCTTCACTGTCAGGAGGGCGCAAGGCGATTCTGCAGGGAAAATTGTATGAACTTCCCGACACGATGACATCGCTCCTGTACACGCGATTGTTCGGGATGCGCGATAAGCTTGCCTTTGTGCGACTGCTCAAAACGATAGCCAAAGGCGCGACCGGTCCTGGAACATATGCCGAATGGCTCGATGCGCAGTTGTTATCGCCAGCCGTACGGAAAGGTGCCGAGTCCCTGGCGCGTCTGCAGAGCTACGCAAACGCTCCTGCGATTGTTTCAGCAACGAAGATGCTGGAGCAAATGAAGATCGGACTAGGCGGCACGCTCTATGTGGACCGCGGTTGGTCGTCGTTAGTTGCGGCCCTAGCGGACGCGGCGATCGGTGCGGGCGTGCGCATCAATCGCCAATCGGCAGCGATGCATTTGGTGTCAACGGATGAATTTTCGCAGCTCAAGCTGCGCGATGGGAGCGAGCATCTGGCTGATGCAACAATTTTAGCTATCGGACCGCGTGACGCTGCGAGTCTCGCGCCGGGAATTGTCAGCTTGGGGCGGGAAGCGGACGAAGCAAGGTCCGTGCGCGTCAACACGCTCGACCTTGCGCTTCAGCGATGGCCATTGGGTGCTCATGAATTCGCCATCGGCATCGATGTCCCGTTCTATGTTTCGCTCCACTCTGGCGCCGCCAGCCTTGCTCCGGACGGAGGCGCTCTCGTCCACTTGGCAAAGTATCTTCCGATCAACGTAGGGCCGGGGAGCAACGCAACTCAAGAACTGGAGAGCGTGGCCGATCTCGTATTACCGGGTTGGCGCATTGAGGAAGTCGCGCGCCAGCAACTGAGGGGCATGACGGTTATGCACGGATTGCCACGGGCGGATCGTCCCCGTCCTGATGTGGTCGTCACCGACGCGAAAGGGATATTCATTTCTGGCGACTGGGTTGGCAGTGAAGGCATGCTCGCCGATGCTGCGGCTGCCAGCGCCATACGCGCCGCGCGCATGACAATTGAATTTCTGTCTGCGACCGAGCCTGCTAGGCGAAAGCCCGCTCTCAATACAAACGCTTCTGAAGCTGCTCGGTAA
- a CDS encoding RrF2 family transcriptional regulator, giving the protein MKMSDGVEWTAHACVLLSALPAGRGLPANALAEFHALPPAYMAKHMQALARAGIVDSIKGPTGGYRLARPASAISLWDIVSAIEGDGRAFRCSEIRQQGPCGGNAGDFRRPCGIHAVFNRAETAWRAELRAVSIGDLAAAAVASTTARRRDTLQHWLTEKLA; this is encoded by the coding sequence ATGAAGATGAGCGATGGAGTTGAGTGGACGGCGCATGCGTGCGTTCTGCTCTCGGCGCTGCCCGCGGGCAGAGGTTTGCCAGCGAACGCGTTGGCCGAGTTCCACGCTTTGCCACCAGCCTACATGGCCAAGCACATGCAAGCGCTTGCTCGCGCGGGGATCGTCGATTCGATTAAGGGACCGACTGGCGGATACCGTCTTGCACGACCGGCAAGCGCGATCTCACTGTGGGACATCGTTTCGGCCATCGAAGGCGATGGGCGAGCGTTTCGATGCTCTGAAATTCGCCAACAGGGGCCATGTGGTGGAAATGCCGGCGACTTCCGCCGGCCATGCGGTATCCACGCGGTGTTCAACAGAGCAGAGACTGCGTGGCGGGCCGAACTCCGCGCTGTTTCAATCGGTGACCTCGCCGCCGCCGCTGTGGCCAGCACAACGGCTCGCAGACGCGATACACTCCAGCATTGGCTGACGGAGAAGCTAGCTTAA